TCGAACGCAAAACTCTGGCCGCCCTTGCTGCTGATGTTGCCGCGGGCGTCATAGCCATAGTTGGCCTGGCTGCCGTTGGTGACGATGCTGCTGAGCTTGTTGCTGCCGTCGTAGTTCAGCGTGCTGCTGCGGCTGCCGACGATGGCCGTACGCAGGTTGTCCACGGCGTCATACGTGTACGTAGCATTGCCCCAGACGCGGGGCGCATTGGCCGTCCAGAGTCGGTCCAGATCGTCATACGTCATCGCCCGGTTGAAGAGCCCGTTTTCTTGCTGATCGGCGATGGCGCTGACGTTGCCATTGGCGTCGTAGCTGTACTGGTCCTGCATCACCCCGGCGTCGCGATTCACCAGGGGCAGACCGCGCAGGTTTTGCGTCAGGCTGTGGGCAATGCCGTTGCCCAAGGTGTAGCTCTCCACCGCGCCGTTGGGGTGGAACTTCACGGCGCTGGCGTAGACACCGACGCTGCGCGGCTCCCCCAGGGCATTGGGCGAATAGGTGACCGAGGGGCTGCCACCTGGAAAAGTCAAACTGCTGAGGCTGCCGTTGCTGTCATAACTCCAGAGAAACTCAAAGGTCTGACCGGCATAGGTGAACACTTCCTTGTCCAGAAGGCGCAGGCTGTTGTAGTTGTAGCTCCAGTTGTCTCCACTGCCCGTGCTGATGGTCTTGAGCTTGCCGTCGGGCCAGTAGGTTCGTGTGATGGCAGGGCTGCCATCACCGAACACCGTCGTGTCCAACTGGTTGACCGGGTCATGGCGGTACTTGACACGAGCCGACTCCGGCACGCTGGCTCGGTCACAGGTGGCGGATGTCAGCCCGACACCGGGCGCGCGCCAGTCGATATTGCCGGCGGCGTCATAGTCCTGGATGGTGGCGCCGACCTCGGGCTCCACGGTCTTGCACAGGCGCTGGCCTGAGTCATACACATAGCTGCGCGTGACGCTGACGCCATTGCCGCTGCGGGTGATGCTGGTGGGCTTGCCAAAGGCATCGCGCGCGATGCTGACGCTCATACCCCCAGGCAGGCCGCCACCGGCCGGCACGCTGATGGCGCTGAGCTGGGCCTCAGATGGGTTGTCCAGCGCCCACAGGGTTTGTGTGCTTTGCTTGCCGCGCGGGTTGGTGTGGCGGACCTGAAAGCCACTGAGGTACTCGGTCGTGCTGCTCAGGGTGCCGAGTTCACTGTCGGCATCTTGCTGCGTGAGGCGACCGAGGGCGTCGTAGCTGCTGCGCTTGCCGGGTGAGCTGACGGCCACCGTGGCGAAATCGCGCTGCGGGTAGCTCTCAAACGTCACCCGCCCCTCGGCATCAAACGCTTTGACCGTGACCTTGCGGGTGTTGGCCTCGTCCCCCGCATCAAAGCTGCGTGTCATCACGGGCCGCCAGAACGCATCGAAGTAGGTGTCGGTCTGGGCATTGCCCTTGCTGATGGTCTGCCGCCAGTGACCGGCAGGCAAGCCGTACTGCGGCGTCCAGTTCTGCGCAAAGGTCAAGCTGGTACTCGCCCAGCCCGAAGGCGGATTGATGCTGGCCAGTCGGCCCATGCTGTCGTAGCCATAGCCCGTGGTGTAGCCGGCGGCACCGGTGACGCTGGTCACGAGACCCAGGTCATTCACCACCGCGGACTCGCTGCTGCCATCTGGGTAGCGCACGACCTGTGGCACGCCGCGCCTGTAGTTGTCAAAGTAGGTGGTGTAGTCGCGACCATCAGTGCGGCTGGCCAGGGTGCCGTCGGTGTTGTAGGTGAAGCGATGTTGGAAGACCCCGAACTTGCTGCTGCTGCGCAGCATGGCGTTGCTGGGGAAATAGTCGTTGTCCACCACCGTCTGGCCATTGGAGGTGATGGTGTCCACCTGGCCGAGAACCCAGAGGCTGGTGTTGTCGGCATAGCTGATGGTTTCGCTGCGGCTGCCGCCCGGGCCCGAGCGGGTCACGCTCAATGGGCGGGCGAAAACAGTGTCCATGCTGTTCACCACCCAACTGAAGGTGCTGCCCTGCTGGCTGACGCTTCGCGCTTCCAGAGGCATGGGCCGGCTGCCAATGGCGCTGTCGCCGAGATCGAAAACGCTGTATCCGGCCAGGTTGAGTCGGCGGTGTTGAAAGCTCGTCACGCGCAAGGCGCTGCCGCTGGAATAGCCCTCCTCCTGCTTGAGCAAGATGCCTTCGGTTTGCTCATAGCGGGTGCCGTAGGTGTAACGATGGACCCGCTGACCGGGCGCGGTGACGGTGACAACCTTGGTGTCGGGGCAATTGCCGCTGCAGGTGCTCCAACTGCCCGCACCAGGCGCCGCGTTTGGGTAAGCGTAGCCCCAGTCCTGCGTCGGCACGCTGGGTCCCCAGAGCGTCTTTTGCGTCAGCGCGGCCGAGGCAAATTACAGGGGATAACGCAGTCTTTCCTCGGTTCCACCGAAGCACTGCTCGGGGACAAAAGATCGACCATGGCTGATCGCCTGAAACCGGAACTCGCCTCGCGCTCCGCTGGGGTGCTGGAAGCTGATCGGTGTGGTTGAGAACGGAGCCAACACCCCCGGTGAACCCGAGCAATCCGGGTTGATCGCGTATCTCGGGGGGTAGGCCAAGACACCGGCGTTGGAGAAGGTCCAGAGCTTGCCGTCGGGCTGCTCGACCGAGCTCAAATCACGATCGGGGCCGTAGTTGTAGCGCCAGGTTCGCGTGCCATCGCTGACCGTCGCAACACGGTAGCTGCCGGCGACGTAGCTGAAGGTCAAGGAGCGCCCGTCATCTGACGTGATCGACTCCAGCTGCCAGGGGCTGGCTGAGTTGTACTTGAGCAGCAAGCGGTTGCCGAAGCGATCGCGTATCTCGGTGGGAAGAATCAGCACTTCGCTGCGCAGCAAGGAAGGGGTAGGAACGGCCGCAGGGTCCAGCTTGCGATTCGGATCCGCAGGCTCGGCAGCCCAACCATCAGGCACTTCTGATGCGCGATAGATGACCGAAGCCGTGCGGCGAACCAGCCAGTCGAAGCGATAGCTCGTGCCGTCGGGCTTGACGGCGAGAAAGCCTTCACCCGCGTTGTTCTGACTTTCCGAAGCGAAGGCATTGGACTTCAGCGAAATTCAGCGGATGTTCCAAAAGTCGCGGGTCAACAGCGGATAGGTATAGCCATCACTCGGCCCCGGAGGAGAGAACGGGGCCCGCTTCAAGATCTCAGTTTCACCTTGGCCTGGGACATACAGCATGGAGCCTCGCCAGTACTCAGGAGCATCCCAGTACGAGCTCAGATTGGTGCCGCGCACCGTACCGGGCGACACAAAATTGCTGCAGCGGTTGTTTCCCGAGGCGCCACCGATGGACCAGCCATTGCGAGTCGAAAAAATGCCCTGCACCCGAGGCAAATCAAGATCCCAACGGCCAAACAGTCCAGACACTTCTTGCGCGGCCACGCCGGAGCTCAGGCGGCGAGTGACCGCAATGGGCAGGGCGTCATTGCCGGGCAGCGACACATCCGTCTGAACAAACTCGGTCGCGCCGGTGTACAGATTGACCTTGTCGCCGAACAGATTGGGCCCCAAGGCCGCGACCGAACGGCCACCGCGAATCAGTTGCCCCTGCTCCTCGTAGTAGGTTGCCGCTCCTGCGGAGACGCAGGCCGAGATCGTTGCCACGGCCACCCACAAAGCGCGCAGGCGCACCACGGCCCCACGCACAGGCGTTGATGAAAGCTCACCCAATTGATGAATCACTCCCTCGCCAAGATCCGGGCGGCCTGGTGGCTGCGCTCACGGTTCGGTCACGGAACCTGTTGTTGTTCTCTGCTTGATGTCGCCAAACGCGCTGAGTTGGAGCTGGTCCAAGGCCCGCGTTTGTCCCGGGCGGGAATATGCTCAAAGAGCTTGCGGCCGTCAGCCTGTCAGGACTTACAGCTTGACCGCATCACGCGGCATCAGGGCTTCGAGCGCGAAACTGATACAAGCTCAACGCGGCGGGACGCAGGCCGCCCAGCTTGCTCGGATCACATCAAGAAGATGCATCTGCCAGTGCGACTTCAAGTTCATCTTCCCAGACGAGGCCGCATCGAGCTTGCCTTCAAACCCAATGCGGCAGCAGCGGCTCACAACATGTGCGAGCGATCCCCGCTTGCAAACCCCAGCGCTTCGAAGCCCGAGCCCGCGGCCGCAAAGCCGATCACCTTGAACAGCTCGCCCATCTCGTGCTCGGCAACCAGCTTGTGGGCCATGCTGCGCTCGGCCACGCCCGCGCCTTCGAGCAGGGCGGCCAGGCCGCAGTTCCAGAGGAAATGCGCCTGGCTGGTGTAGCCCAGCACTTCGAGCCCGGCGTCCTGGCCGGCCAGGGCGATGCCGGTGAAGTTGATGTGGGCGGTGATGTCTTTCTCGCCCACCAGCACCAAAGGATCGGGGTCGCTGCGGTGCAGATGGTGGCACATCAGGGTGCCGCCGTGGCGCTGCGGGTGGTAGTACTCGCGCTCGGGAAAACCGTAGTCGATCAGAAAAGCTGCACCGCGCCGCAGGCGCTGGGCCAGGGTGCGGACAAAAGCCTCGGCCTGGGCATGGGTCTCGGTGACCATGCCGGGCGGAAAGGCGCCCACCGGCGGCTCGCTCAGCGGCAGAGCCAGGCCCGGCTGAACACGGTCGGCGTAGGCAAAGCCCCCCTCGGGCGTGCAGACCACGCCACGTTCGGCCCAGGCCTGACCGTCGAAGGCCAGGAGCTGCACAGGCATGGCGTCCAGCACCTCGTTGCCGACGACGATGCCGTCGAGCTGTTCGGGTAGCTGGTCCAGCCACTCCACCTGATCGCCCCAGGCGGCCAGGCGCTGGGCCTGGCGGGCGCGCAAGGTGCCGGAGAGATCGACGATGCGATAACGACGAATTTGCGTGCCCAGAGCACCCAGCAATTGCTCGGCCAGGGCGCCGGTGCCGGCACCGAACTCCCAGACCTCGTCGCAGCCGCAGGCCTGCAAGGCCTGTCCGACCTGGGCCGCCAGCGCGCGGCCGAACAGCGGGCTCAGCTCCGGCGCGGTGACAAAGTCCGAGCCGCTCTGCGGCATCAGGCCGAACTTCTGGCTGGGGCCGCTGTAATAGCCCAGGCCCGGGGCATACAGGGCCAGGGCCATGAAACGGTCGAAGGGCAGCCAGCCGCCAGCGGCGCGGATCTCGGCGGCAATGCGCTCGCTCAGCGGGCTTGCTTGGGAAGAATCGTCAGTCATGGAAAGCGCTGCGGCGCTGCCGCAGCCATTGCTCAAAATCGGGGGCGGCCATGGGCGGGCCGATCAGCTCGCCCTGCAGCTCATCACAACCCCAATCGGCCAGCAGGCGGCGCTGGGCGCTGTTGCGCACGCCCTCAGCGCTGACATGCAGGCCCAGGCCGCGTGCCATCTGGATGATGGCGCGGGTGATGGCCGCGGCACCGCCGTCCTCGGGCAGCTTGGCGACAAAGCTCTGGTCGATCTTGAGCTTGTCCAGGGGCAGCTGGGTCAGGTGGGCCAGCGAGGTGTAGCCGGTGCCAAAGTCGTCGACCGACACGCCCAGACCCAGTGCCCGCAGGGCCGTCAGGGTGGCCGGCGCGCTGGCGATCTCGTCCATCAGCATGCGCTCGGTCAGCTCCAGCTCCAGGCACTCGCCGGCAATGCCGACCTCGTCCAGCACCCGCGCCACGGCAGCGCCGAAGCCCTCCAGGCGGAACTGCATGCGCGAGAGGTTGACGGCAATCGGCACCGCCGCCACGCGGCGCTCGCGCCAGTCGCGTGCCTGCAGGGCCGCCGCGCGCAGCACCCATTCGCCGAGCTTGAGCATCAGGCGATGGCGCTCGGCCACATCGATGAAGGCATCGGGCCCGAGCAGGCCGCGCGTGGGGTGGCGCCAGCGCAGCAAGGCTTCGGCGCCGATCAGTGCTCCACCCTGCTCGCCGCCCAGCGCCGCCACCTGGGGCTGGAAGAACAGCTCGAACTCGCCGCGCTCCAGGGCTTGGGCCAGCTCGCTCTCGAGCACCAGGTCGGAGTAGGCATGGCGGGCCAGTTCCGCATCGAAGAACTGGTAGTTGGCGCGGCCGCCGGCCTTGGCCTGGTACATGGCCATGTCGGCATGCTGGATCAGCTCTTCGGGCCGGCCACCATGCTCGGGGAACATGGCCACGCCGATCGAGGGCGTGACGCACAAGCGGCAGCCATCGGCCAGCACCGGCACCTCGACCACGGCCAGCAGCGCCATCAGCACCACCATCACATCCTCGCGGCTGGTGATGTCGCGCAGCAGGATGACGAACTCATCGCCACCGAAGCGCGCCACCAAATCGGTGGAGCGCAGGCAATCGGTGATGCGCTCGGACACCGTGGTCAGCACCTTGTCGCCTTCCAGATGACCGAGCGAATCGTTGACGCGCTTGAAGTTGTCCAGGTCGATGAAGAGCAGGGCCAGGCGGCGATCGCGGCTCTCGGCCAGCTGCAGGGCCGGGCCCAGCTGCTCCATGAAGGCTGCGCGGTTGAGCAGGCCGGTCAGGGCATCGTGGTGAGCCAGGTGCTGGATGCGGGCCTGAGCGGCCAGGCGGTCGCGGATGTCGCGCACGATGGTCATGCGCAGATGCTCACCCTGCGCCTCCAGCGTGCGCACGATCAGCTCGACCGGGATGCGCGAGCCGTCGCGGTGCAACAGGGCCGATTCGTAGCTGAGCTCGCGCCGCTCGGCCATCACGCGGGCGGCCTGCTCGCGCAAATCATCGACGACGAAATCCAGCGCCGCGCGCCCCACCATCTCGTCCAGGCCGTAGCCCAGCAGGCGGCACAGCGGCGGGTTGGCGTCGCTGATCCGGCCCTGGCGGTGAAACAGAATGCCCTCGACCGAGGCCTGCATGAATTTCTGCAGCCGCGCCTCGGACTCACGCGCGGCAATCTCGGCCACGCGGTGGCGGGTGATGTCGTTGATCATCACAAAGCAGGCCTGCGGCTCGCCGGCGCCCACCAGATGCGGGATCAGGCTGACCTCGACCCAGCGCCCATCCTCGCTGCGTGCCGGGTCAGGGCCGGGCAGATAACGCTCATAGCTGACGGTCACCCGCTCGCGCAGCAGGCGGTCCACCTGGGGTTGAACCAGCAGCTGGGCATCGTGCCCGATGACCTCGGTGAAGCTGCGGCCGAGGATGCTCTGCTCGTCCAGCCCGAAGGCCTGGGCGTACTGGCGGTTGGCGAAATGGCAGCGATAGGTCTGCGCGTCGTAAAAGGCCAGCAGCGCCGGCACATGATCGGCCAGCAAGCGCATCTGGCTGGCTTGCAAGGCCAATGCCTCGCTCTGCTCCCGCGCCAGCTGGGCCTGGCGGCGCTGGGCCGTGACATCGCTCCACCAGCAGGCAAAGGCCTCGCGCGCGGGCAACCAACGTGCACGGCATGCCAGGTCCGGGCCGGCATCGGCGCCGCTCAGCTGAAACTCGAAGTCGGCCCGGGCCGCCAGCAGCGCGCGCAAGCGGGCCCGGTCGGCGGCCGACACAGCCTCCAACCAGCGCCCAGGCTCGCTGCCGGCCCAGACTGGATGCAGCGCATGCCAGGCGCTGTTGGCCTGCAGCAGCGTGGCTTCCGGGCTCAAGAGACAAGCGGCGCAGGGCAACTCATCCCAGCCCAGCGGCTCCGGCTGAGAGGGCGGCAAGCTCGTCAGCGTCATGCCTGACCCTTGGCAGACTCCAGCGCCAGGCACAGGTCGGCCCAGGCACCGGCCTTGTCGGCCGGGCTGCGCAGGAGGTAGTCCAGGCCATAGCTGACCAGCACCGGGATGCCTTCAAAGTGATGAACCCGGCCGCGCAAGCGGCCCAGCGGCTCATCGCTGCCCAGCAAGGCCTGGGCCGATGCCCGGCCCAGGGCGACGATGACGCGCGGCTGCAGCAGGGCCACCTGGCGCGCCAGCAAGGGCCTGCACTGCTGGATTTCGGCCGGGCCGCTCGGCACGCCCGGGCCAGCTCGGCATTTGAGGGGCAGGCTGATGTAGGCCTGGCGCTCGCGTGCGGCCGGCTCGGCCGCTGGCCGGCCCAGGGCGGGCGCCGGGTCCAGCTTGAGCGCGCGCATCATATTGGCCAGCAAGGCGCCGGCCTCGCCACCGAAGGGCTGGGCTGGATCTTCGGCCTCGCCGGACGGGTCGGCCACGATCAGCCAATCGGCCGCCTCAGGCCCGGCACCGAAGACATGGGCGCGACGGCCCTGGCAGAGCCGGCAGGCCTGGCATTCGGCCGCCTCATAGCGCAACTCGGGCCAGCCCAGGCCGGCCACCAGCTGCTCGCGCTGACCAGCAGGCAAGGCGGGGCGACTGGGCGCGGGTGCCGCCTGCGGAGCGCGTGGCAGCAGCTCGGCCACGGCGGCAAGCGCGGCGACCGGGGCCGGTGCGGGTGGGCGAGGCGCCGGCGCAGCGGCGGGCGGGCGAACGGCCGCAGGCGCGGCAACGGCCGGCGCCTCGCGCTCCGCCACGGCCACCGCGCTGTCCGCCGGGTCGGTCGAGGCTTCAGCCGTATCGGGGCGCGGCCAGACCCGCAGGCCCATGGCCGCCAGCATGGCGGTTTGGCGGGCGTCCCAGCTCATGGCCGTGCCTCGCCGTCTTCCATGACGTCCAGGCTCATCAGCACCGCGTCTTCGCGCGGGCCTTGCAACACCGGGTAGTAGGCCGGGCGCAAGCCCACTTCGCGAAAGCCATAGCGCAGATAGACCTCGCGGGCGCGCTGGTTGCTCACCCGCACCTCCAGCCAGAGCTGCGGGCATTTGCGATCACGGCAGAGCTGGGCCAGGGTCGCCAGCATGCGCCGCGCCAGGCCGCGGCCCTGGCAGGCCGGGTCCACCGCGATATTGAGCAAGTGGACCTCGCCAAAGCCCTGCATGGCCAGGCAGTAGCCGAGCACGCGGCCGTCCTCGGACTGCAGCACATAGGCGCTGTAGCCGGCCGCCAAAGAATCGATGAAATTGCCCTCGGTCCAGGGCAGGGGGTAGGCGGCGCGCTCGATCTCCAGCACGGCCGGCACATCGCTGCCACGCATGGCGCGCAGGCGCGGCTCGGCGGCCAACACATCTGCTTCCCGGGGGCAGGCGCTCATGCGGCACTCCCGGCCTGAAGTTCGCTCTGTCGTTCGGCCTGCTTCTCGGCCGCCAGGCGAATCGCCAAGCGCTCCTCGGTCGTCTGCGCCACCTTGTCGCGCACATAGAGCGGCATGGCCTCGGCGGCATCGAGCCCTTCGCCCCGCGCATGGGCCTGGCGCGCCAACTCCGCCAAGGCCGCGGCGCGTGACTGGCAGCGCGGCCACTGGCGCACGCCCGCCAAGGCCTGGCCTTGCAGCTCAGGGAACACCGCAAGCGCCGAGCCTGCCAAGGCCGCCGGCGGGGTCTCCCAGCACTGCAGCAAGGCGGCGGGCGAGTACAGAGCCGGCGCGGCCTCCTGATGCCAACGCACGCCATCCCAGCGGAAGGCCGCGGCGTAAATCTCGTTCATGCGCGCGTCCATGGCCACCCAGATCGTGCCTTCCAGCGCCCGACCCTCGGCCTCGGCTTGATGACGCGCGTCCTCGGCCACCAGCTGCAGGCTGCACAGCGACAGCACCGGCTTGTTCAGCGCAAAAGCCAGGCCCTGCACCACCGCGCAGGCTGCGCGCAAGCCGGTAAAAGCACCGGGGCCGCGGCCGAAGGCGATGGCATCCAGCTCGGCCATGGCCAGGCCCGCCTGGGCCAGCAAAGCCTGGGCCTCCGGCACCAGCCGGGCCGAGGCCTGCGGGCCACCCTCGGCCTCAAACAACCAGCGTCCCGCCGGGCTGCTGAGGGCCAGGGCCATGGTTTCGGTGGAACTGTCGAGGGCCAACAACACGGTCATGGCGGAAGTGTAGCCGCGGGCCTTGGCGGCCCCGGGCTTGCAAAGGACTCAAAAAAGCAAACGCCGGGGCGCTTGCGCGACCCGGCGATGGCGGAAGGCGGCGCCGAACGCGCCGGGGCTTCAGAAGGGGTTGTTGCGCGCCCGCACCAGGGCCAGCGAGCCCAGGCGCTGATGGCCAGCCGGGCTCAGCTGCACATCGCTGGCCCAAAGCCAGGTGTCCACGGCGGCGCCGGTCACCAGGGTCTTGGTGGTGCAATCGGTCAGCGCCACGGCGTCCAGGCAGGCCGCAGACGTGACGTTGGCAAAGCCAAAGCCCGAAGCAAACTTGACCATGGTCTGGATGCCACCGCTGCCGTCGTCATTGGTCTTGACCAGGCCGATCAGGCGGCCATCGTTCTTGAGGTTGATGGTCATTTCCAAATTCAGCTCTTCGGTCAGGCTGGACAGGAACTTGGCGCGGTCCAGGCTGCCCGGCTTGGCCGCAGCTTCCTTGACGGCGAAAGGCGTCAGGCCCACATCGGGCACCACGGCCACCACCACGCGGCCATTGGCATCGGCGATGCGGTTGACCTGTTGGGCCAGCAGCTTGCCGCGGGCGCGGGCTTCGGCCAACAAGGAATCGCTGCTCTGCGCCGGGTACTGGGCATAAAGCTCCAGGATGTCGTTGGTGCCGGCCATCACCGTCACCAGATCCTTGGGGCCGAACGATCCATTGGCGAAATGCGCGTCGAGGCGGGCCCGCACATCGGCCACCTTGACGCCGGCGGCGGCGTACATGATGCCGGTCGGCGTGGCGATATTGGTGGGGTTGCACTCCTTGAACACCAGGCCGAAGTTGCCCGCCACGATCTGCACCCAGTTCGGATTGGCGGCGCAAGCCAGCAAGCCGGTGGTCGCATCCAGGCCATTGATGGTGTATTTCTTGCCGGCCGCCGTGATGGCGCTGGCCTCATCGCCCAAGGCAATGATGCGGGTCGGAACGAAAGGGTCGATCTGCTGGGTGCCGCCACCACAAGCCGACAGAACACCGGCAGCGGCCAAAGCCAGCATCGCCACCCAGGTACGAGTTTGGCGAATCTCTTGACCTGCGCCCGGTTTGCAACTCTTCATGAACACTCCAACCATTAAAAGCTCAGCGGGTCGGCACCCCATGGCACCTGGCTCCGCGCTCCATCTTCCATCAATCCCGCGGGACCTACAGGCCTACAAAGGCCGCGGCAGCACGGCTCAGGCGATCCCTGACTCCGTCCCAGGCCGCATCCAGCGGCGGCAGTTCGATCCAGATCTCGGCCGCGCCCGCACCGTCCAGCTCGCGCAGAACGGCGAACAACTCATGCGCCGCGGCGCGTGCCTCGGCCGGCATGCGCCGGCTCAGCACACCCTGCGGCGGCTCGACCGATCGCGAATATACCGCCAGCCCCCCGGCCAGCCGGCCGCCCGAGCCGCTTTCGGCCAGGGCCTGACGCAAGGCTTCGGTGTCGTACAGGCGCACGACCGCACGGGGTGCGTAATGCGCAACCAGGGTGCCCGAGGCGCGCGGCGCCTGAGCGTCCGGCGCGCGCAGCGGCTCACCCGCGGCGGCTGCGATCTCTTCCGGCGTCAGCACGCCAGGGCGCAGCAGCACCGGATGGGCGCGGCTGCAATCGACGATGCTGGATTCGATGCCGACCTCGCAATCGCCGCCATCCAGCACCCACAGACCCGGCTCGAATTCATCGACCACATGGCGGGCCTGGGTCGGGCTGACCCGGCCGAAACGGTTGGCGCTGGGCGCCGCGACACCGGCCACGCCCAGAGCGCGAGCAGCGATCAGCAAGTCGCGCGCGACCGGGTGGGCCGGGCAGCGCAGGCCAATCGTGTCCTGCCCGCCGGCTGCGGCCGCGCCCACGCCGGGCTTGCGCGGCACGATCACGGTCAAGGGACCGGGCCAGAAGGCCGCCATCAAGCGCCGCGCCACCGGCGGCAGCTCGGCTGCAAACAACTCAGCATCGGCCGCATCGGCGACGTGGACGATCAGCGGATGGTCAGCCGGACGGCCCTTGGCCGCAAAAATCTTGGCCACGGCCGCATCGTCGTCGGCACGAGCACCGAGGCCGTAGACCGTCTCGGTCGGCAGCGCCAGCAACTCGCCGGCCGCCA
This region of Paucibacter aquatile genomic DNA includes:
- a CDS encoding L-threonylcarbamoyladenylate synthase, translating into MLLDARQPDAIAAAAARLAAGELLALPTETVYGLGARADDDAAVAKIFAAKGRPADHPLIVHVADAADAELFAAELPPVARRLMAAFWPGPLTVIVPRKPGVGAAAAGGQDTIGLRCPAHPVARDLLIAARALGVAGVAAPSANRFGRVSPTQARHVVDEFEPGLWVLDGGDCEVGIESSIVDCSRAHPVLLRPGVLTPEEIAAAAGEPLRAPDAQAPRASGTLVAHYAPRAVVRLYDTEALRQALAESGSGGRLAGGLAVYSRSVEPPQGVLSRRMPAEARAAAHELFAVLRELDGAGAAEIWIELPPLDAAWDGVRDRLSRAAAAFVGL